From Streptomyces sp. TLI_053, a single genomic window includes:
- a CDS encoding DUF2520 domain-containing protein, whose product MAVGVVGTGRVGPALGAALQLAGHKVVAASGVSAGSRRRAEALLPGVRIVTPPQVLAAADLVLLTVPDDALADLVTGLAATGAVRPGQILVHTSGAHGVAVLEPAAAAGALPLALHPAMTFTGTSVDLARLAGCPFGVTAPEELRPVAEALVVEMGGEPEWVPESVRPMYHTALAHGANHLVTLVAQAMELLRTAGVAEPGRMLGPLLGAALDNSLRSGDAALTGPVARGDAGTVRRHLAQLSTVSPDIPAAYRAMARATAQRALARGTIDETSAAALLDVLNEEKQ is encoded by the coding sequence CTGGCCGTCGGCGTGGTCGGCACCGGCCGGGTCGGCCCGGCTCTCGGAGCCGCCCTCCAGCTGGCCGGCCACAAGGTGGTCGCCGCCTCCGGGGTGTCCGCCGGCTCGCGCCGCCGGGCCGAGGCCCTGCTGCCGGGCGTACGGATCGTCACCCCGCCGCAGGTGCTGGCCGCCGCCGACCTCGTCCTGCTCACCGTCCCCGACGACGCGCTGGCCGACCTGGTCACCGGCCTCGCCGCCACCGGCGCCGTCCGGCCCGGGCAGATCCTGGTGCACACCTCCGGCGCGCACGGCGTGGCCGTGCTGGAGCCGGCCGCCGCGGCCGGCGCGCTGCCGCTCGCGCTGCACCCCGCGATGACCTTCACCGGCACCTCGGTCGACCTGGCCCGGCTGGCCGGCTGCCCCTTCGGGGTGACCGCCCCCGAGGAGCTGCGCCCGGTCGCCGAGGCACTGGTGGTGGAGATGGGCGGCGAACCCGAGTGGGTGCCGGAGAGCGTCCGCCCGATGTACCACACCGCCCTCGCGCACGGTGCCAACCACCTGGTCACGCTGGTCGCGCAGGCGATGGAGCTGCTGCGCACGGCCGGCGTCGCCGAACCCGGCCGGATGCTCGGCCCGCTGCTCGGCGCCGCCCTCGACAACTCCCTGCGCTCCGGCGACGCGGCCCTCACCGGCCCGGTCGCCCGGGGCGACGCCGGCACCGTACGGCGCCACCTGGCGCAGCTCAGTACGGTGTCCCCGGACATCCCCGCCGCCTACCGGGCGATGGCCCGGGCCACCGCCCAGCGGGCCCTGGCCCGCGGAACGATCGACGAGACGTCGGCGGCGGCGCTGCTGGACGTACTGAACGAGGAGAAGCAGTAA
- the panD gene encoding aspartate 1-decarboxylase, with product MLRTMLKSKIHRATVTQADLHYVGSVTVDEDLLDAADLLPGELVHIVDINNGARLETYTIAGPRGSGVIGINGAAARLVHPGDLVILIAYGQMDTAEAKGYLPKVVFVDERNRVTGLGGDPAEAGEGTGLLRGDAAYRGDNGAAGPVAR from the coding sequence ATGCTCCGCACCATGCTCAAGTCCAAGATCCACCGGGCCACCGTGACCCAGGCCGACCTGCACTACGTCGGCTCGGTCACGGTGGACGAGGACCTGCTCGACGCCGCCGACCTGCTCCCCGGCGAGCTGGTCCACATCGTCGACATCAACAACGGCGCCCGGCTGGAGACGTACACCATCGCGGGCCCGCGCGGCTCCGGCGTCATCGGCATCAACGGCGCCGCCGCCCGCCTGGTCCACCCCGGTGACCTGGTCATCCTCATCGCCTACGGGCAGATGGACACCGCCGAGGCCAAGGGCTACCTGCCCAAGGTCGTCTTCGTGGACGAGCGGAACCGGGTCACCGGCCTCGGCGGCGACCCGGCCGAGGCCGGGGAGGGCACCGGACTGCTGCGCGGCGACGCGGCGTACCGTGGCGACAACGGCGCGGCCGGCCCGGTCGCGCGCTAA
- a CDS encoding sensor histidine kinase, with protein sequence MHRLNAWLRRHPMVIDSVWAAMVLFVGVLPEDGTGNSGWRLGVHFAVAVLLPLLMVFRRRFPDATVAAAGLIGFTQVLLDVNPAISSIAYLVFAYTGAAFGRPWTSRFALLGGLAAGPLVYWRLHPQKFESATDSDVHYVSYSVPEALLIIGLMTTPFVLCWAWGRLTRVRRAYLVELEDRAARLERERDAQSKVAVAAERARIARELHDVVAHNVSVMIVQADGAAYVLDNSPQQAKEALGTIASTGRQALVEMRRLLGVLRSADSKGEEYVPQPGVEELPELLDQVRTAGLQVDFATSGHPRELPRGVELTVYRIVQEALTNVRKHGGPDVHARVAVDFGERELAVLVEDDGRGSTDEQLASGGPDGQGHGLIGMRERVGMVSGSLDIGPRPGGGFRIRAVLPLKAA encoded by the coding sequence GTGCATCGACTCAACGCCTGGCTCCGCCGTCACCCGATGGTGATCGACTCCGTCTGGGCCGCGATGGTGCTCTTCGTCGGCGTGCTGCCGGAGGACGGGACCGGAAACAGCGGCTGGCGACTCGGGGTCCACTTCGCCGTCGCCGTCCTGCTTCCCCTGCTGATGGTGTTCCGCCGCCGCTTCCCCGACGCGACCGTGGCCGCCGCGGGCCTGATCGGCTTCACCCAGGTCCTCCTGGACGTCAACCCGGCGATCTCCAGCATCGCCTACCTGGTGTTCGCCTACACCGGCGCCGCGTTCGGCAGGCCGTGGACGTCCCGGTTCGCGCTGCTGGGCGGCCTGGCCGCGGGCCCGCTGGTGTACTGGCGGCTGCATCCGCAGAAGTTCGAGTCGGCCACCGACTCGGACGTCCACTACGTCAGCTACTCCGTTCCCGAGGCGCTGCTCATCATCGGTCTGATGACCACCCCGTTCGTCCTCTGCTGGGCCTGGGGCCGGCTGACCCGGGTGCGCCGGGCGTACCTGGTCGAGCTGGAGGACCGCGCGGCCCGGCTGGAGCGGGAGCGCGACGCCCAGTCCAAGGTCGCGGTCGCCGCCGAGCGGGCCCGGATCGCCCGCGAGCTGCACGACGTGGTCGCGCACAACGTCTCGGTGATGATCGTCCAGGCCGACGGCGCCGCCTACGTCCTGGACAACTCGCCGCAGCAGGCCAAGGAGGCGCTGGGCACCATCGCCTCCACCGGCCGGCAGGCGCTGGTCGAGATGCGCCGGCTGCTGGGCGTGCTGCGCAGCGCCGACAGCAAGGGTGAGGAGTACGTGCCGCAACCCGGCGTCGAGGAGCTGCCGGAACTGCTCGACCAGGTCCGCACGGCCGGCCTCCAGGTGGACTTCGCCACCTCCGGCCACCCGCGCGAGCTGCCGCGCGGCGTCGAGCTGACGGTCTACCGGATCGTTCAGGAGGCGCTGACCAACGTCCGCAAGCACGGCGGCCCCGATGTCCACGCCCGGGTCGCGGTCGACTTCGGCGAGCGCGAACTCGCGGTGCTGGTCGAGGACGACGGCCGCGGCAGCACCGACGAGCAGCTCGCGTCCGGCGGCCCCGACGGCCAGGGCCACGGCCTGATCGGGATGCGCGAGCGGGTCGGTATGGTCAGCGGCAGCCTCGACATCGGGCCGCGCCCCGGCGGCGGGTTCCGGATCCGCGCCGTCCTGCCGCTCAAGGCCGCCTGA
- a CDS encoding L-aspartate oxidase has product MSVTHRLTAPAPGWTADTDVVVVGSGVAGLTVALNVRRAGLRALVVTKAMLDDGSTRWAQGGVAAALGEGDTPEQHLTDTLVAGAGLCDEDSVRTLVTEGPDAVRRLIALGADFDRGEDGDVLLTREGGHHRNRIAHAGGDATGAEISRALVEAVRRDPDIELIEHALVLDLLTDAEGHAAGLTLHVMGEGQRDGVGAVRARAVVLATGGMGQVFSATTNPPVSTGDGVALALRAGAEVTDLEFVQFHPTVLWLGPEAEGQQPLVSEAVRGEGAHLVDADGVRFMVGQHELAELAPRDIVAKAITRRMQEHDTDHMYLDGRHFGAEMWQRRFPTILASCRAHGIDPVTEPIPIAPAAHHASGGVRTDNSGRTSVPGLYACGEVACTGVHGANRLASNSLLEGLVFAERIAADLAARHTAGELPERAVDTGAARAAHPVPLPAPEARAEIQRLMSRGTGVLRSAASMAATAEGLALIAGQTRAAVAEEKPADPRVETWEAANLLLVADALVTAAAQREETRGCHWREDFPERDDAHWRRHLITTLTASGGPVSTLEEP; this is encoded by the coding sequence ATGTCCGTCACCCACCGCCTCACCGCCCCAGCGCCGGGCTGGACCGCCGACACCGATGTCGTCGTGGTCGGCTCCGGCGTGGCCGGGCTCACCGTCGCCCTCAACGTCCGCCGGGCCGGCCTGCGGGCCCTGGTGGTCACCAAGGCGATGCTGGACGACGGTTCCACCCGCTGGGCCCAGGGCGGCGTCGCGGCCGCCCTGGGCGAGGGGGACACCCCCGAGCAGCACCTGACCGACACCCTGGTGGCGGGCGCCGGGCTGTGCGACGAGGACAGCGTCCGCACCCTGGTCACCGAGGGCCCGGACGCGGTCCGCCGGCTGATCGCGCTCGGCGCGGACTTCGACCGGGGCGAGGACGGCGACGTCCTGCTCACCCGCGAGGGCGGCCACCACCGGAACCGGATCGCGCACGCCGGCGGGGACGCCACCGGCGCCGAGATATCCCGCGCCCTGGTCGAGGCCGTCCGGCGGGACCCGGACATCGAGCTGATCGAGCACGCCCTGGTGCTCGACCTGCTCACCGACGCCGAGGGGCACGCCGCCGGACTCACCCTGCACGTGATGGGCGAGGGCCAGCGGGACGGCGTCGGCGCCGTCCGCGCCCGCGCGGTGGTGCTCGCCACCGGCGGCATGGGCCAGGTCTTCTCGGCCACCACCAACCCGCCGGTCTCCACCGGGGACGGCGTGGCGCTCGCGCTGCGGGCCGGCGCCGAGGTCACCGACCTGGAGTTCGTCCAGTTCCACCCCACCGTGCTCTGGCTCGGCCCCGAGGCGGAGGGCCAGCAGCCGCTGGTCTCCGAAGCGGTCCGCGGCGAGGGCGCGCACCTGGTGGACGCGGACGGCGTCCGGTTCATGGTCGGGCAGCACGAGCTGGCCGAACTGGCCCCGCGCGACATCGTCGCCAAGGCGATCACCCGCCGGATGCAGGAGCACGACACCGACCACATGTACCTGGACGGCCGGCACTTCGGCGCCGAGATGTGGCAGCGCCGCTTCCCCACCATCCTGGCCTCCTGCCGCGCGCACGGCATCGACCCGGTCACCGAGCCGATCCCGATCGCGCCGGCCGCGCACCACGCCTCCGGCGGGGTGCGCACCGACAACAGCGGCCGGACCTCCGTCCCCGGCCTCTACGCGTGCGGCGAGGTGGCCTGCACCGGGGTGCACGGCGCCAACCGGCTGGCCTCCAACTCGCTGCTGGAGGGCCTGGTCTTCGCCGAGCGGATCGCCGCCGACCTGGCCGCCCGGCACACCGCCGGGGAGCTGCCCGAACGCGCCGTGGACACCGGAGCGGCCCGCGCGGCCCACCCGGTGCCGCTGCCCGCGCCCGAGGCCCGGGCCGAGATCCAGCGGCTGATGTCGCGCGGCACCGGTGTGCTGCGCTCGGCCGCGTCGATGGCCGCCACGGCGGAGGGGCTGGCCCTGATCGCCGGGCAGACCCGCGCCGCCGTCGCCGAGGAGAAGCCGGCCGACCCCCGGGTGGAGACCTGGGAGGCCGCCAACCTGCTGCTGGTCGCCGACGCCCTGGTCACCGCCGCCGCGCAGCGCGAGGAGACCCGCGGCTGCCACTGGCGCGAGGACTTCCCGGAGCGCGACGACGCGCACTGGCGACGCCATCTGATCACCACCCTCACCGCCTCCGGCGGACCCGTCAGCACCCTCGAGGAGCCGTAA
- a CDS encoding response regulator transcription factor, with translation MTIRVMLVDDQELLRTGFRMILQSQGDIEIVAEAGDGAQAVDKLRHTEVDVILMDVRMPRLDGVQATRRICLAEDGSPVPNAPHVLILTTFDLDEYAFAALKAGASGFLLKDVPPTELVAAIRAVHGGDAVVAPTTTRRMIDRFAEVLPTPQSGPGGADTLGPLTEREREVFLLVAQGLSNGEIAAKLVLSEATVKTHVGRILAKLGLRDRVQAVVLAYEAGLIRAGATD, from the coding sequence TTGACCATCCGCGTGATGCTGGTCGACGACCAGGAGCTGCTGCGCACCGGATTCCGGATGATCCTGCAGTCGCAGGGGGACATCGAGATCGTCGCCGAGGCCGGGGACGGCGCCCAGGCCGTGGACAAGCTCCGGCACACGGAGGTGGACGTCATCCTCATGGACGTCCGGATGCCGCGGCTGGACGGGGTGCAGGCCACCCGGCGGATCTGCCTGGCCGAGGACGGCAGCCCGGTGCCGAACGCCCCGCACGTGCTCATCCTCACCACCTTCGACCTCGACGAGTACGCCTTCGCCGCGCTCAAGGCCGGGGCCAGCGGCTTCCTGCTCAAGGACGTGCCGCCGACCGAGCTGGTGGCCGCGATCCGCGCCGTCCACGGCGGGGACGCCGTGGTCGCGCCGACCACCACCCGACGCATGATCGACCGCTTCGCCGAGGTGCTGCCGACCCCGCAGAGCGGCCCGGGCGGCGCCGACACCCTGGGCCCGCTCACCGAGCGGGAGCGCGAGGTGTTCCTGCTGGTCGCCCAGGGCCTGTCGAACGGGGAGATCGCGGCCAAGCTGGTGCTCTCCGAGGCCACCGTGAAGACCCACGTCGGGCGGATCCTGGCCAAGCTGGGTCTGCGCGACCGGGTCCAGGCCGTGGTGCTGGCCTACGAGGCCGGGCTGATCCGGGCCGGCGCCACCGACTGA
- a CDS encoding Ppx/GppA phosphatase family protein: MRLGVLDVGSNTVHFLVVDAHPGAAPLPAYSHKAELRLAELLDEQGAIGGSGVEKLIGMIASSLRVAEDKGVVDILPFATSAVREAANGEEVLRRVAEETGVELRVLSGQDEARLTFLAVRRWFGWSSGRLLNLDIGGGSLEIACGLDEQPDVACSVPLGAGRLTARWLPGDVADPERLRELRRHIRAEIATVVGEISRLGAPDHAVATSKTFKQLARMTGAAPADAGPYADRRLTRHNLAAWLPRLSAMTVAERAQIPGVSEGRAKQLLAGALVADAAMDLFGLAELDVCPWALREGIILRRLDAMDSPADRRRPVLTP; this comes from the coding sequence ATGCGACTCGGTGTGCTCGACGTAGGTTCCAACACGGTCCACTTCCTGGTGGTCGACGCCCACCCGGGCGCCGCCCCGCTGCCCGCGTACTCCCACAAGGCCGAGCTGCGGCTCGCCGAACTGCTCGACGAGCAGGGCGCGATCGGCGGGTCCGGGGTCGAGAAGCTGATCGGCATGATCGCTTCCTCGCTGCGGGTCGCCGAGGACAAGGGCGTGGTCGACATACTGCCCTTCGCCACCTCGGCCGTGCGCGAGGCCGCCAACGGCGAGGAGGTGCTCCGCCGGGTCGCCGAGGAGACCGGGGTCGAACTGCGGGTGCTCTCCGGCCAGGACGAGGCCCGGCTCACCTTCCTCGCGGTCCGCCGCTGGTTCGGCTGGTCCTCCGGCCGGCTGCTCAACCTCGACATCGGCGGCGGCTCGCTGGAGATCGCCTGCGGCCTGGACGAGCAGCCGGACGTGGCCTGCTCGGTGCCGCTGGGCGCCGGCCGGCTGACCGCCCGCTGGCTGCCCGGCGACGTCGCCGACCCCGAGCGGCTGCGCGAGCTCAGACGGCACATCCGGGCCGAGATCGCCACCGTCGTCGGCGAGATCTCCCGGCTCGGCGCGCCGGACCACGCCGTCGCCACCTCCAAGACCTTCAAGCAGCTGGCCCGGATGACCGGTGCCGCCCCGGCCGACGCGGGCCCGTACGCGGACCGCCGGCTCACCCGCCACAACCTCGCCGCCTGGCTGCCCCGGCTGTCCGCGATGACCGTCGCCGAGCGGGCGCAGATCCCCGGGGTGTCCGAGGGCCGCGCCAAGCAGCTGCTCGCGGGCGCGCTGGTCGCCGACGCGGCCATGGACCTGTTCGGCCTGGCCGAGCTGGACGTCTGCCCCTGGGCGCTGCGCGAGGGCATCATCCTGCGCCGGCTGGACGCCATGGACAGCCCGGCCGACCGCCGCCGGCCCGTGCTCACCCCCTGA
- a CDS encoding NADH-quinone oxidoreductase subunit D, which translates to MRETTVGIGAGAENVTGGAGGTDMVLNIGPQHPATHGVLRLRLVLDGERIVSAEPVIGYMHRGAEKLFEARDYRQIIMLANRHDWLSAFSNELGVVLGVERMLGMEVPERAVWIRTLLAELNRVLNHLMFLGSYPLELGGITPIFHAFTGREDLQHVLEEASGGRMHYMFNRVGGLKEDLPAGWLGRVRAAVAVVRSQLPVFEDLVLGNEIFRARTAGVGVLTRAQAEAYGASGPIARASGLDLDLRRDEPYLAYGSEELRQVLTVVTREEGDCLARFECLLEQTANALDLADACLDKLATLAPGPVNLRLPKVLKAPEGSTYAWTENPLGVNGYYLVSRGDKTPWRLKLRSASFNNIQTLTELLPGTLVADMVAILGSMFFVVGDIDK; encoded by the coding sequence ATGAGGGAGACCACGGTCGGCATCGGGGCGGGAGCCGAGAACGTCACGGGCGGGGCGGGCGGCACCGACATGGTGCTCAACATCGGCCCGCAGCACCCGGCGACCCACGGCGTGCTGCGCCTGCGCCTGGTGCTGGACGGCGAGCGCATCGTCAGCGCCGAGCCGGTGATCGGCTACATGCACCGGGGTGCGGAGAAGCTCTTCGAGGCCCGGGACTACCGGCAGATCATCATGCTGGCGAACCGGCACGACTGGCTCTCGGCCTTCTCCAACGAACTGGGCGTGGTGCTCGGCGTCGAGCGGATGCTCGGCATGGAGGTGCCCGAGCGGGCGGTGTGGATCCGCACCCTGCTGGCCGAGCTGAACCGCGTCCTCAACCATCTGATGTTCCTCGGCTCCTACCCGCTGGAGCTGGGCGGGATCACCCCGATCTTCCACGCCTTCACCGGCCGCGAGGACCTCCAGCACGTGCTGGAGGAGGCCTCGGGCGGCCGCATGCACTACATGTTCAACCGGGTCGGCGGCCTCAAGGAGGACCTACCGGCCGGCTGGCTCGGCCGGGTCCGCGCCGCCGTCGCCGTCGTCCGCTCCCAGCTGCCGGTCTTCGAGGACCTCGTGCTGGGCAACGAGATCTTCCGCGCCCGCACCGCCGGGGTCGGCGTCCTGACCCGGGCGCAGGCCGAGGCGTACGGCGCCAGCGGCCCGATCGCGCGGGCGAGCGGGCTGGACCTCGACCTGCGCCGGGACGAGCCCTACCTGGCGTACGGCAGCGAGGAGCTGCGGCAGGTGCTGACCGTGGTCACCCGCGAGGAGGGCGACTGCCTGGCCCGCTTCGAATGCCTGTTGGAGCAGACCGCCAACGCGCTCGACCTCGCCGACGCCTGCCTCGACAAGCTGGCCACGCTCGCTCCCGGGCCGGTCAACCTGCGGCTGCCCAAGGTGCTCAAGGCCCCGGAGGGCAGCACCTACGCCTGGACCGAGAACCCGCTCGGCGTCAACGGCTACTACCTGGTGTCGCGCGGCGACAAGACGCCGTGGCGGCTGAAGCTGCGCTCGGCCTCGTTCAACAACATCCAGACCCTGACCGAGCTGCTGCCGGGGACGCTGGTCGCGGACATGGTGGCGATCCTGGGCTCGATGTTCTTCGTCGTCGGCGACATCGACAAGTAG
- the panC gene encoding pantoate--beta-alanine ligase produces the protein MARGKQPGKAQHAPKVHRAVVTRTVDDFEAAFWPDEQPVDNAVVMTMGALHEGHAALIRAARKQVGRDGRVAVTVFVNPLQFGAGEDLERYPRSLDDDVRLAEASGADVVFAPSADEVYPNGEPQVRMAAGPMGERYEGATRPGHFDGVLTVVAKLLHITDPDFAFFGEKDAQQLAVVRRMVADLDFDVEIVGVPTVREEDGLALSSRNRYLSAEERTRALALSAALFAGRDAAARGPEAVREAASAALDAAGGVDLDYLALIDPHDFTEAPDDFRGEAVLAVAAKVGTTRLIDNVRIIVR, from the coding sequence ATGGCACGCGGCAAGCAGCCGGGCAAGGCCCAGCACGCCCCGAAGGTCCACCGGGCCGTCGTCACCCGCACCGTCGACGACTTCGAGGCGGCGTTCTGGCCCGACGAGCAGCCGGTCGACAACGCGGTCGTGATGACGATGGGCGCCCTGCACGAGGGCCACGCCGCGCTGATCCGGGCCGCCCGCAAGCAGGTCGGCCGGGACGGCCGGGTCGCCGTCACCGTCTTCGTCAACCCGTTGCAGTTCGGCGCCGGGGAGGACCTCGAGCGCTACCCGCGCAGCCTGGACGACGACGTGCGGCTGGCCGAGGCCAGCGGCGCCGACGTGGTCTTCGCGCCGTCCGCCGACGAGGTCTACCCGAACGGCGAGCCGCAGGTGCGGATGGCAGCCGGCCCGATGGGCGAGCGCTACGAGGGCGCCACCCGGCCCGGCCACTTCGACGGGGTGCTGACCGTCGTCGCCAAGCTGCTGCACATCACCGACCCGGACTTCGCGTTCTTCGGCGAGAAGGACGCCCAGCAGCTGGCGGTCGTCCGCCGGATGGTGGCGGACCTGGACTTCGACGTGGAGATCGTCGGCGTGCCGACCGTCCGCGAGGAGGACGGCCTGGCGCTCTCCTCCCGCAACCGCTACCTCTCGGCGGAGGAGCGCACCCGCGCCCTGGCCCTGTCCGCGGCCCTGTTCGCCGGCCGGGACGCCGCCGCGCGGGGCCCGGAGGCCGTCCGCGAGGCCGCCTCGGCCGCGCTCGACGCCGCCGGGGGCGTCGACCTCGACTACCTCGCCCTGATCGATCCGCACGACTTCACCGAGGCGCCGGACGACTTCCGGGGCGAGGCGGTGCTCGCCGTCGCCGCGAAGGTGGGCACGACCCGCCTGATCGACAACGTCCGCATCATCGTCCGGTAG
- a CDS encoding SAM-dependent methyltransferase — translation MTWMRWAPATERALYDPDGGFYRRPEGPAGHFRTSVHASPLFARAVARLLLEVDEALGRPEELAFVDVGAGRGELVAGVLAELPEPVGERLRVWAVELAARPDAPPAAPSTGLWTERSWDGTVWTAEVPRGVTGLLFANEWLDNVPLDTGEVGEDGLLRYLEVDPATGEERLGGPVDPADADWAARWWPAERPGDFVEFGAPRDAAWAHAVAGLDRGLAVAVDYGHTAGRRPPFPTRTGFRAGREVPPVPDGSCDVTAHVALDAAAAPGLHSLWTTQREALRALGVSGARPPLALASSDPVGYLRALGGAGEGAELTDAAGLGGFGWLSQAVRMPVPPSLGALPGWQTLTP, via the coding sequence ATGACCTGGATGCGGTGGGCGCCCGCCACGGAGCGTGCCCTCTACGACCCCGACGGCGGCTTCTACCGCAGGCCGGAGGGCCCGGCCGGGCACTTCCGGACCTCGGTGCACGCCTCGCCGCTGTTCGCCCGGGCGGTGGCCCGGCTGCTGCTGGAGGTGGACGAGGCGCTCGGCCGCCCGGAGGAGCTGGCCTTCGTGGACGTCGGGGCCGGCCGGGGCGAACTGGTCGCCGGGGTGCTGGCCGAACTGCCGGAGCCGGTGGGCGAGCGGCTGCGGGTGTGGGCGGTGGAGCTCGCCGCCCGCCCGGACGCGCCGCCCGCCGCTCCGTCCACAGGCCTGTGGACGGAGCGGAGCTGGGACGGGACGGTGTGGACGGCCGAGGTGCCGCGCGGCGTCACCGGGCTGCTGTTCGCCAACGAGTGGCTGGACAACGTGCCGCTGGACACCGGCGAGGTCGGCGAGGACGGGCTGCTGCGCTACCTGGAAGTGGACCCGGCGACCGGCGAGGAGCGGCTCGGCGGGCCCGTGGACCCCGCCGACGCCGACTGGGCCGCCCGCTGGTGGCCGGCCGAACGGCCCGGGGACTTCGTCGAGTTCGGTGCGCCCAGGGACGCCGCCTGGGCGCACGCGGTGGCCGGTCTGGACCGGGGCCTGGCCGTCGCGGTCGACTACGGGCACACCGCGGGCCGCCGCCCGCCGTTCCCCACCCGGACCGGCTTCCGGGCCGGCCGCGAGGTGCCCCCGGTGCCCGACGGCTCGTGCGACGTCACCGCGCACGTGGCCCTGGACGCGGCGGCCGCGCCCGGTCTCCACAGCCTGTGGACGACGCAGCGGGAGGCGCTGCGGGCGCTCGGGGTCAGCGGCGCCAGGCCCCCGCTGGCGCTCGCCTCCAGCGACCCGGTCGGCTACCTGCGCGCGCTCGGCGGCGCGGGCGAGGGCGCCGAGCTCACCGACGCCGCGGGCCTGGGCGGATTCGGCTGGCTCTCGCAGGCCGTCCGGATGCCGGTACCGCCGAGCCTCGGGGCGCTGCCGGGATGGCAGACTCTGACCCCATGA